In Haloarcula limicola, the genomic stretch CGACGCGTTCGTCGCCCCGTCGCATAAGGTTTCGGCCGCCCGAGAAGCCGAATTCACAAACGGGGCAAACGCTATTGAGTGGGGACGCCAATCGCCGTCCGTGATGTCACAACGTAGCGACCGAAGCGGCAGGCGTACCTCCCGACGACTACCCAGGAGATTCCACGAATCGAACCGGAGGCGAGACTGATGCCGGCGCTGTCGGTCTGTCTGGAGATGCTGTACACCGACCGAGCCTTCATCAACCGCTTCGAACCCGTCGCCGACCTCGGGGTCGACGCCGTCGAGTTCTGGACGTGGCGGGACAAGGACCTCGATGCCGTCGAACGAGAATTGGACGCACACGGTCTCGACCTCGTCGGGATGGTGGGCACGGAGGGACCGCTGACCGACCCCGAACGCGTCGACGAGACGGTGGCCGAGATCGAGCGGTCGGTCGAGGTCGCAGCGGACCTCGGCTGTCCGACGCTGTTCGTCCTCACGGGCGACGAACGGGACGATATCCCCAGAGAGCGACAGCGCGAACTCGTCGTCGAGGGACTGACGGCCGCTGCGCCCGCGGCGAAGGCGGCCGGCGTCACGCTGGTCCTCGAACCGCTGAACACCGCCGTCGACCATCCGGGGTACTTCCTCGAAGCGGCGGCGGAGGGGTTCGATATCGTCCGGACCGTCGATAGCCCGGCGGTGGAACTCCTCTACGACGTGTATCATCAGCAGGTGACCGAGGGGAACATCATCGAGACGGTGACAGAAAACGTCGAGGAGGTCGGGCACATCCACGTCGCCGACGTTCCCGGTCGGTGCGAACCCGGGACCGGCGAACTCAACTATCCGAATATCGTCGAAGCCATCGACGACGCCGGGTACGAGGACTACTTCGGCTTCGAGTTCCGGGCGGAAGAGGACTCGGACGAGGCCGTTCGGGCGGGACTCTCGCTAGGGAAATGATCTCGTTCGCCGGAGGACCGTCGAACGAAGTTCCGGTCGCTCGGCCGTCCACTCCCTTCGAACGGCGTCTACGGGATACTGCTCTCGAAGGCATCTCTGAAAGAGGTTCGGCCCTCGCGAACAAGTATTGGTACCAGGGAACATGGATTCGACACTGCTCCCGGGGTTCATCGCGTTCGGAGTGACGGGCCGTCCAGCGGATTACAGCGAAGCGCACGCCCCGGATAGACCGCTGAGACGGTCGTCGCCGCGTTCGAGTCTGCCGAACAGCCGTCGCGACGCGACGGAGAGCGGGGTCGGACCGTCTCCGTATCGTTCTGAGACCGACGTTGATCGGACACTCGATTGGATGCGGCGAAGAGTAACACTATCGATGAGGGTACCGATTGCCAGCCGCCCCTGCTCGCCGAACCGGTAGCGTCCCGGGTCGAGCGCCAGAATAATAATGTACGTACTTTTGTTATTTAGTTGCGATCGAAAACGACGCTATGTTCGTTGTGGGGTTGCTCTCAGTGGCGAATCCCGTTGAGACAGCCAATGATGCGTAGGATGTAAGAAGATTTATTACACTACAGAGTCTTGCCATCGATATGTCTACATCAGAGGAACTCGCAGAAAATGCCAGATTTGCCGTCGAGAATATCGGTGGCATCGACGAGGCCGAACTCTCCGTCTCGAGCGGTGTGACGGTCCTCTCGGGGAAGAACGCCACCAACAGGACGTCCTTCCTGCAGTCGATCATGGCCGCGATGGGGAGCCGCCAGGCGACGCTCAAGGGCGACGCGGACGAGGGGAGCGTCGAGATGGAGTTCCGGGGCGAGACGTATAAGCGAACGCTCACTCGGGCCGGCGACAGCCTCCAGTTCTCGGGCGAGGGCTACCTCGACGACTCCGACGTCGCGGACCTGTTCGCGTTCCTCTTAGAGACCAACGAAGCGCGCCAGTCGGTCGCCCGCAGCGACGACCTCCGGGACATGATCATGCGCCCGGTCGACACCGAGGCGATCAAACGCGAGATCG encodes the following:
- a CDS encoding hydroxypyruvate isomerase family protein, with product MPALSVCLEMLYTDRAFINRFEPVADLGVDAVEFWTWRDKDLDAVERELDAHGLDLVGMVGTEGPLTDPERVDETVAEIERSVEVAADLGCPTLFVLTGDERDDIPRERQRELVVEGLTAAAPAAKAAGVTLVLEPLNTAVDHPGYFLEAAAEGFDIVRTVDSPAVELLYDVYHQQVTEGNIIETVTENVEEVGHIHVADVPGRCEPGTGELNYPNIVEAIDDAGYEDYFGFEFRAEEDSDEAVRAGLSLGK